Below is a genomic region from Castanea sativa cultivar Marrone di Chiusa Pesio chromosome 2, ASM4071231v1.
GTTTTCTTTGATGACATTCTAGTGTTTAGCAGGAATTTGGGGGATCATATTACTCACTTAAGGACTATCTTATCAGTCTTACTTTCCAATCAATTGTATGCTAAGCAAAGTAAATGTGTCTTTGGCTGTGGAGAGGTTGAATATTTGGGGCATTTGATTTTGGGTCAAGGGGTTAGAACAGATCCCAAGAAAACTGAAGCTATGCAACAGTGGCCTGTGCCTACGATAGTGAAAGCTTTAAGGGGCTCTTGGGCTTGACTGGTTATTATAGGAAGTTTATTCAGAACTATGGCACTATTGCTGCTCCCTTGACTGCCCTACTCAATAAGGATGCTTTTACTTGGATTGCCCAAGCTGACTCAACCTTTATCTCTCTTAAACAAGCTGTGTCTAACCCTCCTGTCCTTGCCCTTCTTGACTTTTCTAAAACATTTGTGGTGGAGTGTGATGCTTCTAGGAGTGGCATTGGGGTTGTGTTGATGCAAGACCAATGACCATTGGATTTTCATAGTCAAGCTCTCAAGGGCAGAATTTTACACTTGTCCACTTATGAAAAAGAGTTCCTTACCTTGGTTACTGCAGTGAAAAGGTGGAGACCTTACCTTGTGGGCAAGCCATTTATCATCAAAACAGATCAGCAAagcttgaaatttttgttaaagcAGAGGATAGGAACACTTGTTCAACAGAAGTGGATCACAAAGCTTTTGGGGTACTCTTTTTCGATGGAATATAAGAAAGGCCAAGAGAACAAGGCAGCTGATGCTCTTTCTAGGAGAGTGTCTGACCTTCCCTCCTCTTTATCATTCATAAAGCATGCTCATTCTtatacatcttcatcttcatctttgtCTTTGGCTGCGCCTCAGGATGATGCTCatttttacttaatttcatttccCTGTCCCATTTGGCTAGATATTTTGAAAGATAACTATCAGACTGATTATGAGTTTCAACATTTACTCTCTGCTTTGGCCAGTGATGCTCTTCTTGCTCATTTCTCTCTTCAGAATGGCCTTCTACTTTACAGAAATAAGGTGTTCCTCAGTTCTGCTTCTCCACTGAAACCTTTGGTTCTTCAACATGCTCATAATAGTCCTCTTGGGGGTCATTCTGGTTATGTGAAAACTATGCCACAAATTCAGCATGATTTCTTCTAGTTTGGCATGAAACATGACATCAAGCATCATATAAAAACTTGTGGAACATGCCAATGTATAAAAGTGGACACTTCTAAACCTGTTGGTTTATTGCTACCACTCCCTATTCTAGACAAACCTTGGCTTGACATTAGTATGGATTTTATCACTGGCCTTCCTAAATCTAAAGGTTTTGAAGTAATTTTTGTGGTGGTTGATAGGCTCATTTAATTTGTGCATTGCATGCCCTGTCACACCCTTTTACTGCTTCCAAGGTGGCTTTGGTGTTCATGAAAGGGGTGTTTAAATTGCATGGTTTACCTAGGACCATTGTCAGTGATAGGGATGTTACCTTCACTTCTGCCTTTTGGAGGGAGTTGTTTAAACTTCAAGGGACTGAGCTAGCCACGTCTTTTGCATATCACCCTTAGTCTAATGGCCAAACTGAGGTTGTGAATAGAAGTTTGGAGCAGTATTTGAGAGCCTTTGTGGGGGACAGGCCTCATACTTAGGCTGCTTGGTTGTATCTAGCTGAGTATTGGTTTAATACCAATTACCATACCTCTACTAGAATGACACCATTTGAGGCCCTTTATGGTTTCCCACCTCCTAGAGTCCTAGACTATGTTCCCGGTACCACTCAGGTGGCAGTAGTGGATGCTTTGCTTCATGACAGAACTGTTCTCCTCAATCTTCTTAAGCAGAACTTAATTGTAGCTCAGGCTAGGATGAAGGCTCAAGCTGATCAGCACAGGCCAGACAAGTCTTTTCAAGTGGATGATTGGGTCTACTTGAGGCTCCAACCTTATAGGCAATTGTCCCTCAAAGCTAAAAGGTTTAACAAGCTATCTCCCAAGTATTTTGGTCCCTTCCAAATCCTACAGAGGGTAGGCCAAGTTGCTTATAAATTAGCTTTGCCTGTTGGTTGTCCTCTTCACCCAGTTTCTCATGTCTCTTGCTTTAAGCCTAAGTTGGGGGCTCACATTACTCCTCTTCCCACCATTCCTCCTGTTGATTCAGATGGCTTTCTCAATCCAGAACCTACTGCAATTTTGTAGCAAAGGTCAAAGCAACTTAAGAGTAGAACCATTATTGAGGTTTTGGTCCAATGGCAAGGGCAGTCACAAGAAGATGCTACTTGGGAATCTCTTTATAAGCTTCAACTTCAATTTCCttaccttgtgggcaaggttcTATGATAGGAAAGGGAAGAGTATACCTGTGGAGTAGCTATAGCTAAAATGGGTGTATTGGTGGTGTAGCTGTATTTCCTGGTGTATTGTTAGGTGCATCGTTGGGTTGACTTGACTTTGAAGGCTACGGGGAGCTACTCTGCCAAGATATTGTGGTGATGTGTGTTGCAACACTAGTGCATTATTATGTCCAATGTGTGCTGCAGCACTAGTGCATTGTTGTGTCCAACAGTtgtgttgattttcttttggcTTTGTCCAGTGGTTGTATTGTACCTAGAGTTGTCTTGTTGCTTTACCTTGTGGACAAGGTCTTAAAAAGGGGGATGGAATGATAAGAGTTTTGGCTATTATACCTATCATTGCCTGGAGGTTAGTTATGCCAGTTGTATAGTTAGTTGGTCTAGTGTAACTGAATGTCCAGTGGTAACTGATTTGTATAACAAATTGTATAACATTCTACTATAAGAGCAGAATGGGTGGGAAGTAATAAAGGTAAGCAAGAAGCATATGCAATTCCCTCTCACCAATTctctatatctctctctctatctaatCTTCTCTAGGAGGCCTAGTTCCCTCGAAAAAACTAATAGACCAAAAAGATTGCTATTAGAAAAGCTGTCTTATGCATATCATTATCTTTCATTCTAATCTGGTGATAACTAGACCTTAGATCTAGTTTAGAAAAGATGCTAGCCCCATGGAGTTCATCAAGCAATTCATCCACAATAGGGATAGGGAACTTATTTTTCATAGTAGCCTTATTGAGAGACCTATAGTCTATGCACATTCGCCAACTACCATCTGCCTTTCTAACTAACAAAACAAGTGATGAAAAAGGACTTTGGCTAGGACTAATTAAGCCTACTTCTAATAGTTCcttcacaattttttcaatCTCAAATTTCTAATAATAAGGGTACCTATATGGTCTTTCACAAACTGGTTGAGCTCCTTCCTTGAGTGTAATGCAATGTTCATGACCTCGGATGGGGTGTTAGACCCACTGGAACTTCAAAAACAGCACCAAACTCATTGAGTAAATCTTGCAAAGCTGTTGAAGCTGACATGTAGCTGTTGCTGCCCTTGAATCAGGTATGGAGATTTGCAAGATTAAATCCTTTTTAACAGGGTTTTTAAACATCTCCTCACTTCCCAAAATGGAAGACCCAAATGGTAATAACCCTTGTAGCAGCACCAATTTCTGCAAGTACCAAAACTTCATAGTCATCAATTTGAAATCTCATGAGATTCCCCCAAAGTGCTCAACCATTGAGTCCCCAACACCACATCATAGCTTCCAAAGGAAAGAACATTCAAGTCAACAAAAAATTGATGACCTTGAATCCATAAGGACACACTAGGACAAACACCCTTAGTTTTAATCATAGCTCTATTATCCACCTTCACTTCCATTATTTGAGAAGTATCTATTTGTAATTTCAGAGTCAACACCACAGAAAGATCAAGAAAGTTATGTGTACTCCCTGAATCAATGAGGGAAACTAACCCCAATTACCTAATCTTGCTTCTAACCCTCATTGTATTTGGTGAAGGACTACCCACTAAAGCATATAGGGTAATTTCAGCTTCTAAGGCATTATTTCCTAATTCTTGCCCCACTTGAACCTCCACTTCATTGTCATCCAATTCTAACAACTTGACCTGAGATGATGGCTCATCAGTAAGAGGAAAGCCTTCTAACAAAAACACCTTTGCTCCACCTTTGCATTGATGAGCAACCTGGTACTTCTCATCACAATTAATACAGAGCCTTGTTTCCTTCTTTCATCGATCTTAGTAGGTGTCAACCTCCTTAGTGGCAACCTCATTTTTTACTCTCCTTTCAAATATAGCTTAGGAGGTGCTCCAAGAATGGAAGGTTTGACAACTCCTTGAAAGGATTTAGGTCCTTTTTTGGAGCTGAGTAAGTATTCCTCCTAAATTTTAGCCAAGCCAAAAGCTGCATTCAAGGATTGAGGGGCAAACATCCTTATTGCTAATCTCACTTCATTCATGAGCCCACTCAAGAAACAACAAAGTTTGTGAGACTCAAAGAGacctttaattttgtttgagaAAGCTTCAAATTGACCTTTGTAAGCAAACACACTAGCTGTCTACCTCAATCTTGTTAATGGTCATCATAAGTAATGCTTCCATACCTCATTTGCAATGCTTGAATGAAACTTGACCAATCCCCAAACAGACCTGCTTCTTCTCCATCTTGAAACCATATCAAAGCTTCTCCTTCCATGTGGAATGCAGCCATTAAAAGCTTTTCAGGAATAAGGGTTTTGTAGTACCTGAAGTACTGATTTGCTTTATACACCCAAGCTGCAAGTTCCTCTCCTCGAAACTTAGGAAATTCCAACTTGATAGATTTTGGACATGTCAATGCCAAAGTATTGTTTAAGGGATGGATTTCATTAGATCATGGTGTTTGCACTGAGGATTTCTCTAAATCAAAAttagaaaattctgcagaatCACACCAAGTTGCTATTGAACTTCTTCGAAATGCTGGCTATGTAATTCCTTCATTTGATGGATCTCatgttgaatttcttgaatatCATGGGTATGGTAATTTGAGGTTTTCTTGATAATTGAAGCAATGGTGTCATTGATAAGTGTCGTTGATCTGGTTTTAGTCATTGGTGCCCACGATGaactgctctgataccaaatgttaagCTTCTAGGTGGAAATTAGTGAGGAATAGGGAATTATGAGTGGTTGCTTCGAGGGAACCAGTCCTCCTTAAGATAaagaagagatagagagaagaaTTAGAGAATGAAGAACAATGAAACTTCCATTATTTCTGTTATGAATTTGATGTACAAGATACAAGTCCTTTAATAGCTAATTCTATAGCTTCTAGTAGTTACTTTTAGTTAGTTATTATAACTAACCAACCTAACTAACTTCCCTTAACCACATCCTAACTATACTAGCTTATTTATACAACAGATCCTAATCAGTTACAATCAATCCAATAGCTTGTTACTAACCCAATTACAACTTCTATACAGAATcttgacaatatatatatatatatatatatatatatatatatatatatatatatatatatatatgagaagtgAACAATTGCCCAAAGGGCATTTGCCAATGgacaatttttagaaattttttatggaaaagaaaaataacaaaattttttgatagctttttatatttaccattaaattatattaaaacttTACTAAAATAGTTAATTAACAAAAACTCTAAGGGCATCCATGAATCGAATTTTTTAGGGCAtccattaattgaattttttcttcttcaaaattcaaaattctacCTCCACATGGGTACTAAATTGGTTATGTGCCAGCCTTCAATTCTTCAAACCCTCTAAACTTTAATATATGGCATACGCATTCTACGCATATCTTAGTGGAATGATTTTCTTGGACTATAGGATGACCTATATAGAAGGTAATAAATTTGGGAGCTTAAtcaagtttttttcattttactaaataaataagGGTATTCATATCTCTTTTAGTACCTAAATATTCCCTTAGATATATGTACTTTTCATTTTACACACATAGTTATTACATAGAGGGTGGTCCTAGTGGGTTCTAGTAaactcaactgataaaatccttgatagttgaataagaaatctgggATTTAATTTCCGCCTATACCATAAACTAATTaatgtcttggtttgatgataaagaactatcattagGAGTAAatgctataagttgaaactttctctctctctaaaaaaaaaaaaggatggtcCCAAGATGGGATTGAAGGTTTCGGCCTACGACCTTATGAAACTTTAGGAACTACTTAGTCAATACTTTGAGGTTAAAAAGcttaattgagttttgaaaGCCAATGGGAAATTGCccttcaattttctaaaaacttcCAACTGTTTTTTAGTAAACCTTTATTGTATTGCAAAAAGGTCTATACATAAATTCAAATCTAAACATGTTTCGTTGTTCCAAAACAGTAGTGTGCCAATTTGATTGTTTGTGAAGGCCTCgcatataaaaatgaaaaatcaaatgaCAGCAAATTGCAAGGCAAGTGTTCGTGTGCAATTGCACTTTTTAGCGAACAAAGAGATGGTAATAAGACCATTGCGTGCCATATTATACGAGGAGTACATTCTTCATGGTTCATAATACCCACacttaatagaaaataaaaataattgtatccCATCTCAAAACACCATAGTTTTTAAGTTTGACCAGGATTGTCGGTAATAGCTGCTACATTTCTCGTTTGCTTAACagatattttacaaaaaaaaaaaacagatattTTACAAAGCGGACCGGGTAATAATCGATGCGAGAGTTAATGAGGTTGAACCAGTGCAATAATTATCTCGGGTAATATTCTTGCTCTCATTGTGTGTAGACCTCACAATCGTGTATAACCCCACACTATGAATAGGTATGAGAAGATGCTTTCCGGTACCAACAGCTGTTTGGAAGACACCTTCAGAGCTGAACAATTTGCAAAAACATGGCCCCAGGTGAATGAAGTGCTAATTGAATCACGTTGCTTTGGAGATCAGATATCAGAGTGCAGAGTGCAGAGTCAGGCTTGCCTGTTGCCCATGGACCTACCTCATGTGCACAAAGTAGCCATTTGCTGCAAGATACCAACTTTTATGAATAAACCAATTACTAAGGACATCAAACAGGTGCCCCAACAATTACAGATCAACTTGGAcatggtttaaaattttaagttctcaagagagagaaatgttaaagaaagtgtaaatattaaaaaaaaaaaagttataggaaaattagaaagaaaaaggagaatgaCATAGATATTGTGGCcgaattaagattttttattttttatattatttttcttttttccctttcgTCCTCTATgcgtttctttttttcttttctttttttctcttggttttttCTCCACCATACACGTATCCCACGCCTTTCCTCTAtctaccttctttttcttttctagttcaTTCCGCACCATTTCTTCACTTCagctctctgtctctctttttctctagctatctcttttttttttcttttttttctttttccatttttactTGATTCTAGAACACTCTGTCCCTCTATCTTACACAAACAAATTCTCTTTCATATACACATGGATCACTGGCAGAGAGTGGAGATTGGCATTCtacaagtttgtttgtttgttgttgttgttgttgttgttgtttgtttgtttgttttttttttttttttttgtactggtttgattagttttattttattattcagatttCATTAGGCTTATGAGAaagattgtttttgtgtttcaaatctttcgattgggttttgtgattttgttttgattgtggTATATTACTGTTGAGATAGAGAGTGAAGAACgaaaaaaaaggaatgagagagaaagatttttttttattcagctGTTGAGATTGTAGCtgtgagaggaaagagaaagaatttatttatttatttattgagatgtatgaattttttaagcataaaaatTATTTGGAGTTGTTACAGTGCTTCTCTGTATCTAGAGAAGCACTGTagtaacttcaaaaaaaaatttggaaaagtttAGTTTTTGgagaagctgttggagtgtgaACAGTAGGTGAACAGTAGCAtatattctccaaaaaaatagagatagagcagctgttggagatgctctaaggACATCAAACAAGTGCCCCAACTATTATAGATCAACTTGGACATggtttaaaatattaagttttCAAAGAAGGAGAAATgttaaagaaaatgtaaatattaaaaaaaagttaaacctgaaaaaaaattataggaaaattagaaagaaaaatgataatgacaTGGATGTTGTGGCTCAACTAGAgcacaacaacaataaatgatacgcttttacttttatatataatatatagatatgTCTGTAGACACAAAATTTCCCAATTGTAGAAAATCAAACCATTGAAAAGAAATATggtttgcaaatataaatttctattgatgaataatgagtacaatctctatttcaattcttttacaaaagaataccCTCTGATTCTATCTTCGTTGAACTTGACTCAAACAATAAGGAATCTTCTTGCCTTTAGTTGGAAGATGGATTGAATGGTcttcacaacaaatctctagttttgagtttattagagatttattgttcttcaAGTTTTCGAATGTGAAGGCTCTTAGGTTGAAGTTCTTCAGGGCTTTAGGGGTTTGATTTGTTGAGCTTCAaagatttgggtttgttgaagTTTATGAAGACTTTTTAGCTTACTTCCAATAGAATTTCAAAGAACTCGAACAAGAGATCTTCTTGACTTTGGTTGAAAGATGGATTGAACGGTCTTTACAATGAATTTCTAGCCTTAAGCTTGCATTAAGCTTGTTATGCAAACCTTTTGAATGTTCTttcttcaaagattcttgagaCAAAATTTCTCTAGAACTTGGGCCTCTTGAAAACTTCCTGCTCAAAATGAGAGGGGATG
It encodes:
- the LOC142625231 gene encoding uncharacterized protein LOC142625231, with the translated sequence MTPFEALYGFPPPRVLDYVPGTTQVAVVDALLHDRTVLLNLLKQNLIVAQARMKAQADQHRPDKSFQVDDWVYLRLQPYRQLSLKAKRFNKLSPKYFGPFQILQRVGQVAYKLALPVGCPLHPVSHVSCFKPKLGAHITPLPTIPPVDSDGFLNPEPTAIL